From the genome of Methylocystis heyeri:
CAGCTCGGGGGTATTTGGCGCCGACGAAAATACGGTGCACATAGTCACCGCCTCGGGGGTCGAAGACTGGCCGCGCCTGGGGAAGGAAGAGGTGGCCGAAAGGCTGGCGGGGCGTCTGGCCAGGATGCTCGCGGACCGCAACAGCGAGACTTCGGCATGAAAGTCATGATTCGACGTTTGCCCCATGGCGAAGGTTTGGAGCTGCCGTTTTACGCCAGCGCGGGAGCCGCGGGGCTCGATCTTCGCGCAGCCCTGCCCGCCGGGCGCAAGCTGGTGCTGGAGCCGGGCGCCCGCGATCTCGTGCCCACCGGATTCTCGATCCAGCTGCCGGATGGTTTCGAGGCGCAGTTGCGCCCGCGCTCCGGCCTCGCTCTCGACCACGGGGTGACGATTCTCAACGCGCCCGGGACCATAGACAGCGACTACAGGGGAGAAGTCCGGGCTCTGCTGATCAATCTCGGAGCGCATCCTTTCG
Proteins encoded in this window:
- the dut gene encoding dUTP diphosphatase, yielding MKVMIRRLPHGEGLELPFYASAGAAGLDLRAALPAGRKLVLEPGARDLVPTGFSIQLPDGFEAQLRPRSGLALDHGVTILNAPGTIDSDYRGEVRALLINLGAHPFEIIRGMRIAQLVVSPIARVTLFETEEALEASERGGGGFGSTGMGEDART